The following are encoded in a window of Rosa chinensis cultivar Old Blush chromosome 4, RchiOBHm-V2, whole genome shotgun sequence genomic DNA:
- the LOC112198400 gene encoding disease resistance protein RPV1 isoform X1, translated as MSTQLDASSSSSSSPYRCTYHAFLSFRGVDTRKGFTDHLYRALELAGIHTFRDDDEIERGANIAAELQRAIEESRVSVVVLSRDYAASRWCLDELAKIMERRRNEDAHVVIPVFYDVDPSHVRKQIGSFAEAFVRHEERFKEEMGKVAEWRRALSDIADLGGMVLGQRYESQFIQDIVEEIRSKLDSKVLNIAPYAIGIDDRVRGINMWLEDGSNDVGVAVIYGMGGIGKTTIAKAAYNLNSHRFQGSSFLADVRETSEQLNGLVRLQRNLLSDLQKGKTKKIYNIDEGIRKIKDAVCCKKVLIVLDDVNHSDQFNAIIGMRRWFVPGSKIILTTRYEHLLKAHEVNTMFKVQELNEHESLELLSWHAFGQAHPIEAYIDLSKPVVKHCGGIPLALQVLGSSLSGRSIDIWQSALQKLCEIPDGEIQKILRISFDSLQDDHDKNLFLHIACFFRGKNKEFSITVLDNLKFYTVIGIQNLVDRCLVKINEDNKLIVHHLLRDMARGIIREESPEDPGKRSRVWHKDAFNILSKRTQGTGTVKGIMLDLSMLMQDESSKTLFSGSNSKRRRVDDYDGNCSGRRRLGLFTWQLFSFSSANTTPASDEVDLKIEAFKKMHNLEVLLLNNVHFSQGFENFPKNLIWLSWRGFSLNSIPASLYLKTLVVLDLRNSSLQCVWKGTKSLPSLKVLNLSHSHGLSATPDISGLPNLERLILKNCRNLIEVDESIGDLKKLVFLNLKDCKNLMKLPTRIKMSSSLQTLILSGCSKLVLHSNMVATNQSLLTASDMKKDDCSSPNLWKSLLLWAVPSRNIIPTSFSVSNLPRSLRSLSLADCNLLEIPGDLSILSSLKYLDLCGNPIQSLPENIRSLSKLETLMLEDCTELRTLPELPPSLQSLLASSCKSLKRITNLPNLFKSLDTDFLHCKKLVEVESLFTIKPLTTTDIEMIKDMGLFNFKSIGSDAEVEMINYITNTTKKVPLQVLSECGISSIYLNGNEIPDWFRHRRMGNSVLSIIVPPHLNHRIRGLNACVVYARRPDIRRSAKYQNLFKVSNETKGLMWTYSPITIGIPKENEDMLWLSHWRFGEHDLGGGDEVRVSVEFGPELGHDLNLWTKELGIQLVYEQESSEDGKKHNFLAGDVSVSSSSYQMWTGKYFLCNNLNRAQKTQFKSSQENPSHLDSDKTKSPFLFLFEHDDVSQADH; from the exons ATGAGCACACAGTTggatgcttcttcttcttcctcgtccTCCCCTTACCGGTGTACTtatcatgcattcttgagtttcAGAGGTGTGGACACACGTAAGGGATTTACCGATCATCTTTACAGGGCCTTGGAGCTCGCAGGAATCCACACGTTTAGAGACGATGATGAAATCGAGAGAGGAGCAAATATCGCAGCAGAGTTACAGAGAGCTATCGAAGAGTCGAGGGTATCTGTGGTTGTGTTGTCTAGAGACTATGCTGCATCAAGGTGGTGCTTGGACGAACTTGCAAAGATCATGGAGCGTAGGAGAAATGAAGACGCACACGTGGTTATTCCAGTGTTTTATGATGTAGATCCTTCCCATGTCAGGAAGCAAATCGGGAGTTTTGCTGAAGCTTTTGTTAGACATGAAGAGCGCTTCAAGGAGGAGATGGGAAAGGTTGCGGAGTGGAGAAGAGCGCTTTCTGATATTGCAGATCTTGGTGGAATGGTTTTAGGACAACG GTATGAATCACAATTTATCCAAGATATTGTTGAAGAAATCAGAAGTAAATTGGATTCCAAAGTCTTAAACATTGCTCCGTATGCAATTGGAATAGATGATCGTGTGCGAGGTATAAACATGTGGTTAGAAGATGGGTCAAATGATGTTGGTGTGGCTGTGATCTATGGAATGGGTGGAATTGGCAAAACCACTATTGCCAAAGCTGCTTATAACTTGAATTCCCATAGATTTCAAGGTAGCAGCTTTCTTGCTGATGTTAGAGAAACTTCAGAACAGCTGAATGGTTTGGTTCGCTTGCAAAGAAATCTTCTTTCAGATCTCCAAAAggggaaaacaaagaaaatatacaaCATTGATGAAGGAATACGAAAGATAAAAGATGCTGTATGTTGCAAGAAAGTTCttattgttcttgatgatgtgaaccACTCAGACCAATTTAATGCAATTATTGGAATGCGCAGATGGTTTGTTCCAGGAAGTAAGATAATCTTAACAACCAGATATGAACATTTGTTAAAGGCTCACGAAGTTAACACAATGTTTAAGGTTCAAGAGTTGAATGAGCATGAATCACTTGAGCTCCTCAGTTGGCACGCCTTTGGACAAGCCCATCCTATTGAAGCTTACATTGATCTTTCAAAACCCGTTGTAAAACATTGTGGAGGGATTCCATTAGCTCTGCAAGTTCTGGGATCTTCTTTGTCTGGCAGAAGTATAGATATATGGCAAAGCGCATTACAGAAGCTATGTGAGATTCCAGATGGAGAAATTCAAAAAATTCTTAGAATCAGTTTTGACTCTCTGCAAGATGATCATGACAAAAACTTATTCCTTCATATAGCATGCTTCTTCAGAGGGAAGAATAAAGAGTTTTCAATTACAGTACTGGACAACCTTAAATTCTACACAGTGATTGGAATTCAAAATCTGGTTGATAGATGTCTAGTGAAAATTAATGAAGACAACAAGTTGATAGTGCATCATTTGCTTCGAGACATGGCAAGGGGAATTATTCGCGAAGAATCACCTGAGGACCCTGGGAAACGCAGTAGGGTGTGGCACAAAGATGCCTTCAATATTTTGAGTAAAAGAACT CAGGGTACTGGAACTGTTAAGGGCATCATGCTTGACCTTTCTATGTTGATGCAAGATGAGTCTTCCAAAACATTATTTAGTGGAAGTAACAGCAAACGACGTCGTGTTGATGATTATGATGGAAATTGTTCAGGACGGCGTCGACTTGGTCTCTTCACCTGGCAATTATTTAGTTTTTCCTCAGCCAACACGACTCCAGCGTCAGATGAGGTTGACCTCAAAATAGAGGCATTCAAAAAGATGCACAACCTTGAAGTTCTCCTACTCAATAATGTACATTTCAGTCAAGGCTTTGAAAATTTTCCAAAAAACTTGATATGGCTGTCTTGGCGAGGATTCTCTTTAAATTCGATACCAGCCAGTTTGTATTTGAAAACTCTAGTTGTTCTTGACTTGCGGAATAGCAGCCTGCAATGTGTTTGGAAGGGAACCAAG TCTCTTCCAAGTCTGAAAGTCCTTAATCTTAGTCATTCACATGGCCTTTCAGCAACCCCCGACATATCAGGACTCCCTAACCTGGAGAGATTGATTCTAAAAAATTGCAGAAATTTGATTGAGGTTGATGAATCGATTGGAGACTTGAAGAAACTTGTTTTCTTAAATCTAAAAGACTGCAAAAATCTGATGAAGCTTCCGACCAGAATCAAAATGTCAAGTTCTCTTCAAACACTTATTCTTTCTGGTTGCTCAAAGCTTGTGCTTCATTCTAATATGGTTGCAACAAATCAGTCACTCTTGACAGCTAGTGATATGAAGAAAGACGATTGTTCATCACCTAACTTGTGGAAATCACTCTTATTATGGGCAGTACCAAGCAGAAATATCATACCAACCAGTTTCTCAGTATCAAATTTACCACGTTCTTTACGAAGCTTAAGCTTAGCTGACTGCAACCTATTAGAGATTCCAGGTGATCTTAGTATCCTCTCCTCATTGAAGTATTTAGACCTATGTGGGAACCCAATTCAGAGCCTCCCAGAAAACATAAGATCTCTTAGTAAGCTTGAGACACTTATGTTAGAGGACTGCACAGAACTCAGAACTCTTCCAGAGCTCCCACCAAGTCTCCAGAGTTTGCTTGCAAGTTCTTGTAAATCATTGAAAAGAATAACAAATTTACCAAACTTGTTCAAATCATTGGATACTGATTTTCTGCATTGCAAGAAGTTGGTTGAAGTTGAAAGCTTGTTCACTATAAAACCATTGACAACCACTGACATAGAAATGATCAAAGATATGGGACTGTTCAATTTTAAATCCATTGGAAGCGACGCTGAGGTTGAAATGATCAACTACATTACAAATACAACCAAGAAGGTCCCCCTCCAG gtgttgtctgaatgtggcATATCTAGCATTTACCTCAACGGAAACGAGATTCCAGATTGGTTTCGCCACAGGAGAATGGGCAACTCTGTGTTGTCTATTATAGTACCTCCACATCTTAATCATAGAATTCGAGGCTTAAATGCATGTGTTGTATATGCACGACGCCCAGACATTCGTCGTTCTGCTAAATATCAAAACTTGTTTAAAGTCAGCAATGAGACCAAGGGTCTCATGTGGACCTATTCCCCTATCACAATAGGTATTCCAAAGGAGAATGAAGACATGTTATGGCTAAGCCATTGGCGGTTTGGAGAACATGATCTGGGAGGGGGAGACGAAGTACGTGTTTCGGTTGAGTTTGGACCCGAGCTTGGACACGATCTAAATTTATGGACAAAGGAATTGGGAATCCAACTTGTGTATGAGCAGGAAAGTAGTGAAGATGGAAAGAAACACAATTTCCTTGCTGGAGATGTGTCAGTGTCATCCTCAAGTTACCAAATGTGGACGGGAAAATACTTTCTTTGTAATAACCTGAATCGTGCTCAGAAAACACAATTCAAAAGTAGCCAGGAAAACCCATCTCATCTTGATTCTGACAAAACCAAGAGCCCCTTCCTTTTCTTATTTGAGCATGATGATGTTTCACAGGCTGATCATTGA
- the LOC112198400 gene encoding disease resistance protein RPV1 isoform X2: protein MSTQLDASSSSSSSPYRCTYHAFLSFRGVDTRKGFTDHLYRALELAGIHTFRDDDEIERGANIAAELQRAIEESRVSVVVLSRDYAASRWCLDELAKIMERRRNEDAHVVIPVFYDVDPSHVRKQIGSFAEAFVRHEERFKEEMGKVAEWRRALSDIADLGGMVLGQRYESQFIQDIVEEIRSKLDSKVLNIAPYAIGIDDRVRGINMWLEDGSNDVGVAVIYGMGGIGKTTIAKAAYNLNSHRFQGSSFLADVRETSEQLNGLVRLQRNLLSDLQKGKTKKIYNIDEGIRKIKDAVCCKKVLIVLDDVNHSDQFNAIIGMRRWFVPGSKIILTTRYEHLLKAHEVNTMFKVQELNEHESLELLSWHAFGQAHPIEAYIDLSKPVVKHCGGIPLALQVLGSSLSGRSIDIWQSALQKLCEIPDGEIQKILRISFDSLQDDHDKNLFLHIACFFRGKNKEFSITVLDNLKFYTVIGIQNLVDRCLVKINEDNKLIVHHLLRDMARGIIREESPEDPGKRSRVWHKDAFNILSKRTGTGTVKGIMLDLSMLMQDESSKTLFSGSNSKRRRVDDYDGNCSGRRRLGLFTWQLFSFSSANTTPASDEVDLKIEAFKKMHNLEVLLLNNVHFSQGFENFPKNLIWLSWRGFSLNSIPASLYLKTLVVLDLRNSSLQCVWKGTKSLPSLKVLNLSHSHGLSATPDISGLPNLERLILKNCRNLIEVDESIGDLKKLVFLNLKDCKNLMKLPTRIKMSSSLQTLILSGCSKLVLHSNMVATNQSLLTASDMKKDDCSSPNLWKSLLLWAVPSRNIIPTSFSVSNLPRSLRSLSLADCNLLEIPGDLSILSSLKYLDLCGNPIQSLPENIRSLSKLETLMLEDCTELRTLPELPPSLQSLLASSCKSLKRITNLPNLFKSLDTDFLHCKKLVEVESLFTIKPLTTTDIEMIKDMGLFNFKSIGSDAEVEMINYITNTTKKVPLQVLSECGISSIYLNGNEIPDWFRHRRMGNSVLSIIVPPHLNHRIRGLNACVVYARRPDIRRSAKYQNLFKVSNETKGLMWTYSPITIGIPKENEDMLWLSHWRFGEHDLGGGDEVRVSVEFGPELGHDLNLWTKELGIQLVYEQESSEDGKKHNFLAGDVSVSSSSYQMWTGKYFLCNNLNRAQKTQFKSSQENPSHLDSDKTKSPFLFLFEHDDVSQADH from the exons ATGAGCACACAGTTggatgcttcttcttcttcctcgtccTCCCCTTACCGGTGTACTtatcatgcattcttgagtttcAGAGGTGTGGACACACGTAAGGGATTTACCGATCATCTTTACAGGGCCTTGGAGCTCGCAGGAATCCACACGTTTAGAGACGATGATGAAATCGAGAGAGGAGCAAATATCGCAGCAGAGTTACAGAGAGCTATCGAAGAGTCGAGGGTATCTGTGGTTGTGTTGTCTAGAGACTATGCTGCATCAAGGTGGTGCTTGGACGAACTTGCAAAGATCATGGAGCGTAGGAGAAATGAAGACGCACACGTGGTTATTCCAGTGTTTTATGATGTAGATCCTTCCCATGTCAGGAAGCAAATCGGGAGTTTTGCTGAAGCTTTTGTTAGACATGAAGAGCGCTTCAAGGAGGAGATGGGAAAGGTTGCGGAGTGGAGAAGAGCGCTTTCTGATATTGCAGATCTTGGTGGAATGGTTTTAGGACAACG GTATGAATCACAATTTATCCAAGATATTGTTGAAGAAATCAGAAGTAAATTGGATTCCAAAGTCTTAAACATTGCTCCGTATGCAATTGGAATAGATGATCGTGTGCGAGGTATAAACATGTGGTTAGAAGATGGGTCAAATGATGTTGGTGTGGCTGTGATCTATGGAATGGGTGGAATTGGCAAAACCACTATTGCCAAAGCTGCTTATAACTTGAATTCCCATAGATTTCAAGGTAGCAGCTTTCTTGCTGATGTTAGAGAAACTTCAGAACAGCTGAATGGTTTGGTTCGCTTGCAAAGAAATCTTCTTTCAGATCTCCAAAAggggaaaacaaagaaaatatacaaCATTGATGAAGGAATACGAAAGATAAAAGATGCTGTATGTTGCAAGAAAGTTCttattgttcttgatgatgtgaaccACTCAGACCAATTTAATGCAATTATTGGAATGCGCAGATGGTTTGTTCCAGGAAGTAAGATAATCTTAACAACCAGATATGAACATTTGTTAAAGGCTCACGAAGTTAACACAATGTTTAAGGTTCAAGAGTTGAATGAGCATGAATCACTTGAGCTCCTCAGTTGGCACGCCTTTGGACAAGCCCATCCTATTGAAGCTTACATTGATCTTTCAAAACCCGTTGTAAAACATTGTGGAGGGATTCCATTAGCTCTGCAAGTTCTGGGATCTTCTTTGTCTGGCAGAAGTATAGATATATGGCAAAGCGCATTACAGAAGCTATGTGAGATTCCAGATGGAGAAATTCAAAAAATTCTTAGAATCAGTTTTGACTCTCTGCAAGATGATCATGACAAAAACTTATTCCTTCATATAGCATGCTTCTTCAGAGGGAAGAATAAAGAGTTTTCAATTACAGTACTGGACAACCTTAAATTCTACACAGTGATTGGAATTCAAAATCTGGTTGATAGATGTCTAGTGAAAATTAATGAAGACAACAAGTTGATAGTGCATCATTTGCTTCGAGACATGGCAAGGGGAATTATTCGCGAAGAATCACCTGAGGACCCTGGGAAACGCAGTAGGGTGTGGCACAAAGATGCCTTCAATATTTTGAGTAAAAGAACT GGTACTGGAACTGTTAAGGGCATCATGCTTGACCTTTCTATGTTGATGCAAGATGAGTCTTCCAAAACATTATTTAGTGGAAGTAACAGCAAACGACGTCGTGTTGATGATTATGATGGAAATTGTTCAGGACGGCGTCGACTTGGTCTCTTCACCTGGCAATTATTTAGTTTTTCCTCAGCCAACACGACTCCAGCGTCAGATGAGGTTGACCTCAAAATAGAGGCATTCAAAAAGATGCACAACCTTGAAGTTCTCCTACTCAATAATGTACATTTCAGTCAAGGCTTTGAAAATTTTCCAAAAAACTTGATATGGCTGTCTTGGCGAGGATTCTCTTTAAATTCGATACCAGCCAGTTTGTATTTGAAAACTCTAGTTGTTCTTGACTTGCGGAATAGCAGCCTGCAATGTGTTTGGAAGGGAACCAAG TCTCTTCCAAGTCTGAAAGTCCTTAATCTTAGTCATTCACATGGCCTTTCAGCAACCCCCGACATATCAGGACTCCCTAACCTGGAGAGATTGATTCTAAAAAATTGCAGAAATTTGATTGAGGTTGATGAATCGATTGGAGACTTGAAGAAACTTGTTTTCTTAAATCTAAAAGACTGCAAAAATCTGATGAAGCTTCCGACCAGAATCAAAATGTCAAGTTCTCTTCAAACACTTATTCTTTCTGGTTGCTCAAAGCTTGTGCTTCATTCTAATATGGTTGCAACAAATCAGTCACTCTTGACAGCTAGTGATATGAAGAAAGACGATTGTTCATCACCTAACTTGTGGAAATCACTCTTATTATGGGCAGTACCAAGCAGAAATATCATACCAACCAGTTTCTCAGTATCAAATTTACCACGTTCTTTACGAAGCTTAAGCTTAGCTGACTGCAACCTATTAGAGATTCCAGGTGATCTTAGTATCCTCTCCTCATTGAAGTATTTAGACCTATGTGGGAACCCAATTCAGAGCCTCCCAGAAAACATAAGATCTCTTAGTAAGCTTGAGACACTTATGTTAGAGGACTGCACAGAACTCAGAACTCTTCCAGAGCTCCCACCAAGTCTCCAGAGTTTGCTTGCAAGTTCTTGTAAATCATTGAAAAGAATAACAAATTTACCAAACTTGTTCAAATCATTGGATACTGATTTTCTGCATTGCAAGAAGTTGGTTGAAGTTGAAAGCTTGTTCACTATAAAACCATTGACAACCACTGACATAGAAATGATCAAAGATATGGGACTGTTCAATTTTAAATCCATTGGAAGCGACGCTGAGGTTGAAATGATCAACTACATTACAAATACAACCAAGAAGGTCCCCCTCCAG gtgttgtctgaatgtggcATATCTAGCATTTACCTCAACGGAAACGAGATTCCAGATTGGTTTCGCCACAGGAGAATGGGCAACTCTGTGTTGTCTATTATAGTACCTCCACATCTTAATCATAGAATTCGAGGCTTAAATGCATGTGTTGTATATGCACGACGCCCAGACATTCGTCGTTCTGCTAAATATCAAAACTTGTTTAAAGTCAGCAATGAGACCAAGGGTCTCATGTGGACCTATTCCCCTATCACAATAGGTATTCCAAAGGAGAATGAAGACATGTTATGGCTAAGCCATTGGCGGTTTGGAGAACATGATCTGGGAGGGGGAGACGAAGTACGTGTTTCGGTTGAGTTTGGACCCGAGCTTGGACACGATCTAAATTTATGGACAAAGGAATTGGGAATCCAACTTGTGTATGAGCAGGAAAGTAGTGAAGATGGAAAGAAACACAATTTCCTTGCTGGAGATGTGTCAGTGTCATCCTCAAGTTACCAAATGTGGACGGGAAAATACTTTCTTTGTAATAACCTGAATCGTGCTCAGAAAACACAATTCAAAAGTAGCCAGGAAAACCCATCTCATCTTGATTCTGACAAAACCAAGAGCCCCTTCCTTTTCTTATTTGAGCATGATGATGTTTCACAGGCTGATCATTGA